GATCTGACCAAGATCGAATCGCGGCCTATCGTGGGCAAACCCTGGGAATACCTGTTTTACCTCGACTTCGCCGGTTCTCCGCAGCAGGAGGCGGTGGGTGAGGCGCTGGAGGAGTTAAAAGCCCTCTCCACGATGTTCCGCGTACTCGGTGCTTATCCCCGGCATCATTGGAAATCATCGGCCGGATAGCCCTGAGGTGGGTTAATTGTTAACATCATCACATCATCTAAAAAGGAATTACGATGGCGACACGAGCTTTGCGGGGCGCAGTGCGCGTCCCGGAAAACACCAAGGAATCTATCTTTTCAGCCACGCAGGAATTATTGCGGGCCCTGATCGAACGTAATGATCTCATCGAGGAAGACATTGTTTCAATCATGTTCTCGGCGACTCCGGATTTGAATGCGGCATTTCCCGCAGAAGCCGCACGCTTGATCGGTTGGACCCAACCTGGATTGCTTTGCTTTCAGGAAATGGCCGTGCCGGGCAGCATGACAATGGTGCTGCGTATTCTGCTGCTTTGGGAAACGGATAAGACGCAGGCGGAGATGAAGCATTGCTACCTGGGAGAGACGCACAGCTTACGCGACGATCTCGATTGAACTGTGGGAGTAGAGGGACGCGAGATTAAGCTATGATTGAATAGCAGTTTGGGGCAATATCAACACCACTCGAGATGCAGGAGGAAGTCATGGAACTAAAACGTATCGGTCCACTATCGGCTGGGAAAATTTTGGGAGTAATGGGTTTTATCGTGGGGCTGCTGATGGGCGTGTTCACGATCGTCGTTTCTATGGCGACCAGCGCTTACTTCGGAGATTCCTTCAGAAATTCCTCGATAATGTCGGCGGTGTTTGGCATCGGTTCCATTCTCGTCATGCCATTCATCTACGGCATCATCGGTTTTTTACAGGGTCTCGTCGGGGCCTGGCTCTACAATCTGATCGCCCAGTTTCTGGGTGGCGTACATTTGGATTTGGAGTAGCAAGCAGATCGACGTCAAATCAACCCCGGTGAACTGGGGGTTTCTCGGCTTTCGGCGAAACTGATTTCAATGTCCGCCAGACGGTACAATCCGGACGATTCTGAGTAGCTGAGTCATCGGTTACAATAAAGCAAGATCGCAATAAGCCGTGATATGCAAGCATCATGCAGATTTTCATTACGCCTCTAGTTAAAATCAGTAATGAACCGATTTAATCTCGATAACTATAACTTTTTCCACGTCGTAATCATCCTCTGCATCTTCATTTTCGGGGCTGCCGGGCTTTTGTTTTTCCTGTCCCGAAAAGGACCTTCGGTGCTGCTTTCCGATGAAAAGTGCGCGCCACCTTGCTGGAACGGTATAAGTCCCGGTGAGACCAAGACGTGGGAGGCTGTCGATATCCTTCTCGATACGCCAAAAGTAGGCGGAATTCATGAAACCGGCAATGCAAGAGAAAGAGCAATTCAGTGGTTATTCATGCATCCGGTCCAGGAATCTGGAGGCTATCTCTATCCTATCGATGATCTCGTTGGGGCGATAAGTTTCCAGACCTATGACACTTTTTCACTCGCCGCGATATTTGATCTGCTGGGTGAACCGGATGAATTCTGGCTGAGATATAAAAAGACTGAATACCGTCGATGGATCGAGGTCGTTTTTGTATATCCGCTTGAGGGATACGTCGTTAGAGCCGATGTCGAGCTTAATCCGAACGTAGACACGTCAACGATTGAGATCGCACCAAGCAGTCCTGTGACAAGAGTTATTTATTTCACGACTTATCGAGTCGCGAGTTCTCTTCATCGAAGATAGAGATACAATCGAAGAGCGCCTGCAGTTGTGGAATGGCTTTGGGGAGATCGGAATAGATCAAGTTCTTCCCCATGAGTAGCGATGGGAAGATTCTATAAGTCAACGAGATACGGTCGTTATGAATATATCGAAATCATGCATGTAAGACAGTTTTCTCCGGACGATGCAGAGCGATTGAGCCGCTTGATCGTTCGAAATCTGAAGCTCGTGAATATCCGCGATTATTCGCCCCGGGTCATCGAAGCCTTGATCCCTTCCCACACGCCGGAGCGGATTCGGGA
This genomic stretch from Anaerolineales bacterium harbors:
- the aroH gene encoding chorismate mutase; translation: MATRALRGAVRVPENTKESIFSATQELLRALIERNDLIEEDIVSIMFSATPDLNAAFPAEAARLIGWTQPGLLCFQEMAVPGSMTMVLRILLLWETDKTQAEMKHCYLGETHSLRDDLD